The window gaaaattgaAGGGTTTGGATAAGTCCATTTCTGTGGTAAATGCCTCCTGCAATTTAGTGGAGGAATTCAGGATACCATTTTCCTAGGCTTAAGCTAGAATTGACAAACAGGGCAGTGTAATATCAGGGGCCTCCATATGAGTCCTACTTCGTAAGACATTACATATCCTCAAGTGTTAGAAGAGTAACTGGGAGCTCTGGGCAGTCAGGTCACTGCACATCCAGCCAGAGCATGCTTAGGTAGTGATGCAGAGCATCTGGAAATGCCAATTCCAGCTTTACTTTTGATTTCCAGTTGGCTGTTGACCACTTATAAAGCAAATCAATTCTACTTGAAAGGCCACTGCAAAGTCCTTATTACTGCCTGGTTCTCCCTATGTATAGCACTGACTGTTTGCACAATGATCTCCTAAACTGAACAGCTTTTCAGTAGCTAGGGGCACAGATTAGCTCTGGTTGACACTGAAGGAGTTCCTGTGGTCCATTCAAACAGCAAACCAAAGTCCTAAATATCTTATGGGCCATGTTGGCTCTGCAGAAGCTGTTGAAGGGTGCCTAGTGGACAAGCAAACtgtgactgctgctgcctgagacAGCCACATGGCTTGGGGGTTATTGTTTATTGTCAGATAAATTACTTCTGATGTTATATTTCCTTTGAATAATTACACTTTACAAGCCACCTACAGGTATTAGCTAAATGCATCTGTCTTCCCATGCCTGGTGTGTGGTGACCTGCTACAACAacaggctgccctggagagATCATACATCTTCATAGCAGCAAGCTTCTGATTGATCAGTTTTGCAAGCAGTGGAGGTGGATGTTAGGTGGGTGTTCAGCCAAAGAGCAGGGATTCTAACCCCAGGGCACAATGTGCAGAGCTGTCAACTTCCTCATTCCTTGAGGAAGATCCTGGAGTAAAACATTAACCCAGTAGAGACGTTTGTCTGCATGAGGTGTGAGAGCAAGTAGTTACACAAAGAACATCCCCAAATCTTAGCAGGCATTATAATCATTCCAATCTAGTGTCTCCTAAGGTTTGCCAATGCGCTTTCTCTTGTGTGCTCAGAACAGCAGGGCTAAAGTTTCCTGTGCCATTATCTCCACACACCATATCCCAAATAAATCATCAtcctttcctctttgttctGTGGCAGCAACTTGTCTTGGCATGAAGCATTAGCCATATGGACACTAGAATATCTTCTTTGACCTTGACCTCACAATAAGCACTACCAGAAATGTGCAGATATGTTCTCCTGTTCATTTCCATGAATACAGCAcagtctgctctcctgcttgCATCTCAGTGTATGGAATATGGTTTTCCCTTGGAGGAGGTGTTCTGCTAAGAGCATGTTGTCTGCagctggctgggagctgggaagcAGGATCACAGACGATGGTTTATTTCGGCATAGATCTTTATTTcaggaataaataaatcaaaaagcTAATTTTAGCATCAGTAAACACACACATTACAAGTACATCACATTACAAATACATTGCTTGTAATTGTCTTTTCAAGTGTGTTACCTGGTCAGTGGTTTCATTTTCTGGATGCTGTGAATGAACAGGAGGTgggggggagagaagaaataagGTGAATTTTGTTGGTTAAAGAATTCTGTGCTGTTCTGGTTCAGAAATCAAAGTTAGTGATCGAAGTAGAGGATTTAGCTGGGTTGGAGGAATAGGTACTGCTCCTTTGGTCAGCTTTGATGCATGTGGATGGATGTGAATGATGCACAGGATTCAGAATAAACACATTTCATGGCATCTGCCCAACATGCAACACAGAGCCCTAGGGCCCAATGGACACTTCATCAGAGATCTTTTATTGTCCCAAGCCCCTGCCTTCCCTTTCTGCTGGTGCCCATAACAGGTATTCTTTCCAAGCAAGGTAGAACCAAATGGCCTTACAATGCTCATGGAGGAAGCTGGCAAGCCTAGGAAGGGtggagaaggagcaggaaggTTCTCCACAGTCTTGGCTGGAAGGTTTGGAGTCCTGCAGCTTCGATGAACTCGTGTCCCTGATTTATTAAGACTGTGGCAACATTTTTCACCCTGCCACTGAAATCCACACTAGCACAGTGCTAATGGTGCCATCTGATGATGCTCAGTGGACTGTGCAAAATGGATTTATCCTGTGTGCTTCCTAGTGAGCAAAGTTCCACATTACACTCGGCAGCTTCAACATATGGAAATGGTGACGTGTGATTGATGTGGTCCCTGCATGTCACACTAACTCACGGTGTATTAGCCCTGCATCCTAGGGAGGCTTATGCTACTGCAGCTGCCCATGTCTGTTATCTGGACTAGGGATAAATGGAAGAATTGGTGTTCCCGGTGGTGTGAATCTGGTACTTCATGAGATGTGTGCACTGCAGAGAGTGGCAGGAGACAGATTTCATACAGTCCAGTTCCACAGCACATGTGGGCACAGACCAGGGTACCACTGTTAGTACATGGGTGTAAAGGGCAGTTGTGTTGGATTGAGTTAGTGCCTTCATAGTCACCTGACTTTAAAGAAGGCtgtgattttcttcttgtttctttatgttttcttgtttgttttgaacatTTGGAGATTGTCCACACCTCATACTCCAAAAGAAGTGACGAGATTGTCTGCAATGGCTCAGTAAAGGGCAGCATGTGTATAACCCAGGCAGCCTTCTCATCAGACATCCTTCTTGACCTCATTTTCAGCCAGGGCtaagcagctgctctctcaaACCCCAGATTGCTTAATGACATCCAAGACTGGAGGCAGCCCAATTTAGGGTGTTTCAGCCAAAGGAGTGACCAAGGACCCCCATAGTGATGCGAccttcccattcccacctcGCCTCTTCCACAGCCATGGGGCCACCAtgggttttcctttcccttcctacTTTCCCAGAGAAGCCAACAAAGTTGGATGCTAACTCTGAATATGGAAGGTATCCCTTCCTGCCAGACACACAAGCTGTGCCATTCCCTGCCCTGCTGGTCCTCACCCTGTCTCTGTGCTTCTTCCTCTAGGTGTTCTACTGATCTTGGCACTGACAGAAGAGCTGGTGTTTTCTGTTCAGGTACTGTCTCCCACTGTCTCCTCCTCTCAGGGCTTCCCGATGGACACTACCACTGTCACAGCCATGGGAACAACACCTCGCCACAAAGACCACCACGCAGCAGAGCCCCTTCCCACGTCTGCTCACACCGTGCCCCATTCCATCAATGTGGTGGAGAAAGCCCCTTCCATGGGGCAGAAGCAAGGGAGCAGCTCTCACCTCGGCGACAAGGAAACGTATCATTTACACAACCAGAGTGCTTTGTACTCGGGACAGACTCGCCCCAAGGGGAAAATATTCCAGGTTTTCAAAGGCAACTTCACAGAGTCCTCAGAGCCTTACCTAAAGACGACCCTACACTCTCCCTTCCCTACCCTGAGGAGCCCCTTCACAGACCACCCCTTTCAGTCCCAGACTGCAGCATCCGGTGATCCCAATGGCATGGGGCTGGCAAGAACTACACACTCAGAGCCTTCACCCCACCGCAGCACCTCGGGAAGCCTTAGGGAAGCAGAGCAAGGCAATGGGGCcgagctggtgctgcaggaggcagaTTTTGCCACCACAACTGCTGGACCATCAACCGATCCTGAAGCGGTGTCGGTGCCTTTTAAACCCACCCACTACAGCGTATGGGATATGCTGAGCAAAAACAGCTCTTGGGTAACCTTGAACCTCAGTACAAATGTCCCTCTGTTTGCTGGCCCTGGATCTGCCACAGCAGCATCGGGGCACTCAGTTCAGACCAGTTTTGATGTCAGTGTCTCCTCCCCAGCAGTGGAGACCCCAAAGGACCCTCTCCAACCCAGCATGGGATGGTGACCAACGTGACCTTGCTAAGCACTGCTCtctccacagctcctgccaccaGGTTGTCCAGCTCCATTTCCACTGCTGGCTCCACTGCCACTGGGAACTTCCTAAACAGACTGGTTCCTGCTGGGACCTGGAAACCTGGAGTGCAAGGGAACATCTCCCATGTCACCGAGGGGGACAAGCCCCAGCACAGGGCAACCATCTGTCTCAGCAAGATGGACATTGCCTGGATCATTCTGGCTATCAGCGTACCTATATCCTCATGTTGTAAGTTAACTGctgctttgttctgctttctccttccatGAAATTCACGTTTCAGCCCGTGATTCAAGGAGGAGGTGGTGAGCTAACAGAGGAGGGTGCCTTGAGATGGATGAGGAGCAATTGCTAGATAGAGATCGCATTCACTGtgcaaaatgcttcaaaatGCAGAGCTGAAATGTTTACACTCAAAGCATACTTGCTGTGTTGCTATTAGAAATCACTTGCTCATTTTGGGCCTTCATTTGAGGGTATAACATGAGGCTGAACAACTCCAGAAGGTGAAGCAGTTTTACTTCAAATCATATAAGCTGGTGTCCAAAAAGTCGTACCAGTCTTTAATCTAGGAACTGCTATATACTGCCCTGGAATTGGGTTTAAAAAGCCCAGTGCTAACCCAAAGGATTAATGCCAGTTGTAATGGCTGATACCTGAGGAAACACCGGTTTTCCAGGGCAATATTTCATTGCAGGCAGTTCATGAACTATCAGGTTTTAAAGAATGATACCTGAAGTGCTGGCTTCCTCCATTAGAATTCCAGGGAGCAGGAAGAGTTTGAAATCCTGGTCTTTGGGCACCTGCAGAGACAGGGCAGGCTGGGTTCCCAGCAGTGGCTTTAGGGTCTCAGCATTCGACACAGGTACAAAACCCACATGGACATGATGAGaaagctgggtgctgggtgtcACCTGCTTAGCTGGGGTATGTAGGCAAGCTGGGGAAGGTGTTCTCTGGTGTTTCACTGGTGTGGGGTGTGATTATGCTGATCTGTCTGGAGTGGGACAAGAGCCAACATTACCCAGCCTATGCTGCCTGAGGAAACATGAAAGAGGAACAGCCACCATTAATACTGAGTATAGATTCTGTTACATATGGCTATGGGCTGTACTGAGGACATCAGCGAGGTGAGCTGACCCGAGCCAGTCCCATACACACAGTTTACccctgctgctgtctcctgccCTCCCTGAGGCACAGCCTCCTGAtgcagcccctctcctgcctggGCCTGCCCTGGCACCTCCCTGAGACACTTCCAGATTGCTAAAACCCattcattttgctcttctgtacTTTCTGTCCACCCAGGGAGCTGAATCAGCTCCCTGCAGGGTCAGACCTGGAGCCATGAGGCTGCAGGCATACACACCTGGGGAGGGAGCTGCACTAATCCATTCCAGTGTATTGGATTGGCTCAGCACTGCCTGTTAGACTTGCAACTCTGGGACCATCGGTTCTGCTATTCCAGTTGTGGTTAAAAACATGAGTGAGAGCAAAGCTTACATCTAAAGATGGGCAATCAAAGAGACACCGAAGCAGAAGTGTGAATGCatgcttctgcagcagatggggaggagaacctggGATATAGCAAGCACATGATGAGAAGCAGCAATATTTGATTTGCTGAACAGTGCTTTGTCTATCAATGAGGAAATAGAGGATCAAATAAATTCTTCCAGGCATTATGGTTTGGGCCAGTATTCAGAAAGCAAACTGATCTGGAGAGAAAGCATTCaaagtactgtgtgcagttctggtgtcctcaatagaagggcatggagctgttggagcaagtccagaggaggccacgagggtgctcaggggctgcagcacctcctgtatggagacaggctgagaacattggggctgttcagcctggagaagagaagctgcgtggagacctcagagcagcttccagtgtctgaaggggctacaaggatgctggagaggggctcttcatcagggactgtagtgataggacaaggggtgatgggttcaaagtgaaacaggggaagttcaggttagatctaaggcagaagctcttccctgtgagggtgctgaggtgctggcacagggtgcccagagaagctgtggctgccccatccctggcagtgttcaaggccaggttggacacaggggcttggagcaacctggtctggtgtgaggtgtccctgcccatggcagggggttggaactggatgatgttaaggtcctttcaacccaaaccattctgtgagtctagTATTAAATACAAACCACAGTGTAATAAAACACAAGCACAGGAAGCATAACCAGTGAGTAAACTGATGTATGTCTCTGCCTGAAGTGTGCCGTATATGAGCTAATAACTAATGACAgtaattattattgttgttaccgttaataataacaacaatatgAAGAGTCTGTTGGCAGGGCTTCTAACTCACTGGTTAAATAGTGTTTAAACTCTTACGTGCCATAACAGGATGTgcctcttctgtttcttgttgTAAGCTGTGCTTTGTAAGCAGGGTGAATGTTATTGGGAAAATGATCTCTACCAGCTCTAATACAACTGAGTGCTTACATTATTCCAGTATTGAAGTCCTGCTTTCAGGACCAGATATCCAAGGATGCTCTTTAGCGGGACTCTTACAATCCTCAGACGTATTCCAGAGTTGAAATGAATGGTAGGCAGGCATTTAAATGGGCATTTTTGGGGTCTGCTGGAAATGCCTTATCCAAACATTGTGCTGTTTCACCTGAGCGCTGTTGTACAGTCAATGGTTATTCctagagagaagaaaagcaagttgTAATACCAGCAATGCTTTTAGCCAGGGGCACATGTGTTGGTCACAGCTCCCCTCTGTGCTGCACACCTGAGGGGCACTTTCTTTCCTGACCCTCAGGCGTCTGTGTATCTTCAGCCATGGGTGTGCAGGGTACACTGTACAGTATGGGCTGTGCATTGTATAGTATACAGTGTATGGTATTGGATGTATGTTGTACACTGTACAATATGGGGTGTACAGGATGGTATGGGGTGTATGTTGTATATTGTACACTGTCTGGTATGGGGTGTATGGTGTAGAGCGTACAGTGTATGGCGTTGCGTGTAGATTGTACAGTGTACACCATATAGCATGGGGTATATGCTGTACAGTGTACACCATACGATACAGGGTGTAGGTTGTACAGTGTATGGTATGGGGTGTACAGTGTACAGTACTGGTTGTATGTTGTacagcaccagctactaggaaggagaaaaatgactgctactgctgaagccaggacaaCCGTGTATGGTATGGGATGTACACTGCACAGTGTGGGGTGTACCGACACTGCACAGTGAGGGGTGTACCGTGTGCGCTGTACCGTGTGTGGGTGCATGGTGTGGGACATGCGAAGGGGACTGTCGCCACCTCCCGGGCACAAGCACCTACAGCTGCGGACGGACAGGCCCCATGCTGGCGTTGTCACCTATGGTCTAGAGGGGTTGATGCCGAGAGATGGGTAAGACCACAGCCATTGGGATGTCAGTTCCTCCTCAAGGGGTGAAAACGGTTCCGGTGAGAGGCTCTCACAGCCTGCGGGTGTGTGCTGAGGAAGCACTGtcctgctccaggcttgggATGCTGGAATGTGGAGGGATCTCAGGTATCGAATCCTGGCTCCATGCTCTTAAATATCTGAGCTGGCTTAGGAGGGAGGGAGGTTGGCAGCAGCACCTTAGAAAGAAGTGGATGGAGGAGTGGAGATGCAAGCAGAGCCTATGAAgagatgcagagctgcaggaaccTAATTAACCTGCTGTTGCCTTGCGGAGCTGACAGTGgccagagcagagatgcctTTCTCCATATCCCTCCCCTGTGTGAGGGGTGGTGGGGAGGCTGGAAAAGCCTTTCTTATCAGGGGGTTTGTGGGGGTAACATCCTTAGAGAGGGAAAGCTGAGCATGGCACTGTAGGGACATGTCTGTCCTGCTCCTGACACATGGACCACTTGCTGTGATACCTGACTATAGACAAGCACTTGCTAAGTGAAAACCTGTGGTCATCTTAGCTTCCATAACAGGGCAAGTGACATGCTAGAGAGTGGCCACAGAGCTGTCTGGAAGAAGTTCTTGGGATGCTGTGGCTTCTCCTCATGTgctatttccttctttcctggcAGGAAAGACCCTACCAGGGCTCCTCATTGTGCACCTaagagcagggagcagcagagggTTTGTTCAGCATCGCTGTGCCCTGGCATCTGAGCCCCACTGAGGACTGGCAGTTCCCTCCAGCCATGCTGGTGGCACAGCTCAGTGATTACAAACACCAGCCTGAAGACATTGGGCCTCAGGAGTTCACCTGTTTAAATAAGAGATGGGATTTAACCTCCCTGTCCTTACAAGTACATGTTTCTTTAAGGGCATGTAGGATTCTGAGTCCCACTGAAATCCCTTAAAATGCTAGCCAGAAAAGTAATTCTTCCAATAGGAATGTGTGAGCCTGTGTCTGCTGCATGAACCTGGGGAAATCATTACACCTTTAGGTACCTCACTTTCCTGGTATGAAATAACAGGGGTAATGTCACCTGTGCCATTTGAGGGCTGCAAAAATGAAGGGTTCTGTATCACTGCGTTCCTTGAAAAGCAAGCTGTAAACACTCATAGCAGCATTTCTGGCATGTCACAGTTGGGGCTGGTTCTGCTGTGTCCTTCAGGCAGCCTTGACCATGTTGTGCCCATGCATTCAGTGCATGGGGAGGTTCTGCCAGTGAAGAACAAGGACACAGTATGAATTCATTAGAAAACCCTGGTCCTGGTCCTTGGGCTCCCAATGCTTGTGTCTCTGTAACTACAGAAAGGCACAGTAGAACATGGGAGAACAGAGACTTGCAAATCAGATGTGCAGAAGTGAATCCATTCAGGCAGTTCTGCTGACACAGGAGAATGTGAGAGGAAGGCTGAGCCCCCGAACGCTGGCGTCAGCAGAACTCAAAGAGTATGTGAAGAATTGCCTTGGACCTAACCCCACTTAGCTCCCATTGCATGCACTGGGATGCTTTCCAATATCAGCTTTCGTCACTTGCTTCCTGGTCTGAAGCAAGAGAGATCCTAAGGCCTGAGTGTGATCCTCAGGTGTGAGCTcaggctgagctggagaagagcCTCCTGGCTCCAGATGGAAGCAGCTGTGATCAATAACCCAACCCACTGACAACTATATCATAGCTAagctatatatatacacacacacactatatAGTATATAGTACAGTACTAcatactatatatatacacatatactcTCTATATAGTATACTATATATACAACTATAGATGGTTACAGCAAGGTAAGGATATTAAAAGGAACTTAAATCCTCATTAATGTAGTCAGTGAGGCAAGGATGCTGTAGAAACCCAGTTAATGTTATGATCTGCAGGCATAGGGAGAAGTAAATTAACAACCTATGGTCTGAGTATTTCCTTCAGGTCTGTTAATGTCATGTTCTGTGTGGGAGCTGGAATGTGTCTGAAAGGGGTATGTGGCTATATAAGATTGGTAAGCTATTGAAGTgagttgaaaggaaaaagaaggctatCAGGAAATTGTAGGGAGTTGTTATGATCTCATTACACTGCATTTATGAAGCCAGTATTAAACATGGAGTATAATCCTGGTGGattatgtgttttaaaacattgGAAGATTAGGAGAGAGCCTTGTGAATTGTTTAAGAGCTGAGAAATGCCACATAAGCCACATTTCGTGTCACATTGTAGTCCAAGAAGAGGCTAAAGCCCACATGTATAGGGGACATTTCTTATAGCAGAGGGGAAGCTTTTTAATAGAAAAGGCAACAGGAGATTGAGGAGGTGATGGTTGAAGCTTGTATTTAGACAACAAGGGGAGTGTAAACATGTCCCCACAATGGAAACCGAGCATTGAAACAAACActgtgggaatgggatggataTCTGGAAACTCCATGTCCTTAAATGATGCTGGGTTTGAGATGTGCTGTACCTTAAATACAGCTTGTGGTTAACAGGCAGTGTCTCCTGGTGTGCAGGTGTTGTGCAGGAGATGTGGGTCATGGACATGTTCCCACCAGCAACAAAACCTGTAAAGCTGTGAGAACCTCATGTCTTCCTGCTTGTAGGATGATTCGTGtcctgttccagtgctgggGGGTAGGGGATGGACAACTGATAATGCACTTATAGGGCCAGAAGGAAGCAAGTGTCAGAGCTGGGGCTTGTCAGATGCTCAGCCCCTGAAGTGCATGGGTTGCAAACCAGAGAAGAGCTAGGTCCTTTTCCTAGCCAAAGGGTTGGACCATCTCTGAAGCAGAGTGATACAtggcagcactgagcagcatGCACTTTCTCCTCCATATGAGGACATCACATAACACAGCAGGAAAGATAAGCAGGGTATTGCAGCTACTCTTTCTCCCTTCAGCTCTGTTGTTGCTGTTGCCATCTCTCCCTCCCAAGCCATCTCTGCCCTCTGTGTATCTTCATCCATTGAATATAGCCTAGCTGCCCATTGCAGCTGCCTCTCTggaaagagggtttttttctgtaatacacATAACTCTAATTGTGGGAGCACATAGATCTCAGAGAATATTGGTAAAGCTGTACCCTGATCCTAGGAATGTTCTGGAAAGATCAGTCCTGTGCTAGTTACATTAACCTCACTAACTTGTACCCCAAAAAGGTAGTTCACATAGGATAGAAATAGCCCTATTCCAGCCCTGCTGTTCTCCCTCTATATTAAATCTGCGCTTTGAGTTGGTTCAGCTTTGGTAGACAGCCTTTTGCTAAGACATGTTGTTTACAGGGAATCTCAGGAACCCATTTGCCATGGGTTTCCATCCATTTGCTTGTGTGTGCTCTAAGGTTGGAGGCCAAGGGTGTAACTAAGGGAGAGAGCTGTAGAGCAGCCCTATCTGCACATGGCAAGGCCGTTTCCTGCTGGAAGAAGAGTCTCTCTTGACTGTCACCAGCTTTCCAGCCCctaaaacccaaatccaaaGCTTCTCTGTCATCAGCCACACCATTTTATAGCTGGAAAACCTCATGTTTCCAAGCCATTTGCACAGCGATCGAGTTGGGTTTACTGGTGTCTCATATCCTCAGGCACATTCACAAATGCTCTGTGCCTTATGGAGCACTTGTTGATGCAGTACTGGGAAGCTCTAAGGTCTATTGGCTCTCACCAGCAGTGGGGAGGACTAAAGGTAGGGCTGGCTTCACTTTCTAACCTTAAGGAAGGATGGGACACGGAGAGGGCAAAGTAGGGATGCAGCCCTTGAGGAGGATGGGCATTCTGGTGGCCCCCATGGGGTGCCTGCtaacaggcacagcagcaggagtcGTGCTGTCAGCAAATGAAGTTACTGGTGACAGAAAGGACTGAAGCAATATGAGTCAAAGCTAATAGTCAGTGTGATGATGAcctgcttttgtgagacctgcaggagcagcacgGGGGATTTTTCCATTAGTTTCGAGAGAAGATTTATGGCCTCAGCTCACCTTGCCCTTTGAATGAGGCATAAATTGCCTGAACTCAAACccatcagggtttttttctcttagtaGCTCATTATTTGGTATTAAACAGAGCTCTAGCCTTGCACTTCTGTATTGCCACTTTACCCACGGCTTATGGGGAGCTGCAGTGTTTGTCAGAACACGCAGAGCAGCTCTGACCTCCCTGCAGTCTGCTCCTGCCTCTGGGCTATCATCCTAATAAATAATGTTGGCTGTAGCTGAGAAAATCACGTCTTGTTCTGCTTCATGAATATTTTATCTCTTCTTTCTACCACTGGggtttagaaagaaaagggtGAATTTACAGCAGGGCATTCCCTGTATAAATCAGGTACATCCCAAGCACAAGTGGTTGGTTCATTCCACAGGTGTAAGATAAGCACCCAGTGTATGCATTAACCCTCTGAGCAGAGCATGGTACATGCCTGGGCTTCTGCCTGAGCAAGGACCATTGGGAGCAGTGAGTTTTGTTACAGTGGGCTTGCCTGGCTCTTGTAAAGTGCCAGGATCACTGGTCTGAATGGCAGCAGGGATGAGTGAACAGAAAGCTTTGTGTTCAGGACTGCACGCATGTGGGAGCGTTATCCCAGCTGGAATCTCCACCAGGACACCAGAGGAGGTACAGGGGAGAGCAGACAGGTTCCACTTCATCTTCCCTCACTGCTCTGCTTTAAGCTCCAATAGTTCAGATTGCAGGAGCTTCAGTGGGCTCCATAGATAAGAGGAAAAGCCAAGgtgcagaaactgctgctgcccagggaggtgtgGGGAATGGATTGCACTTATCAGTAGATCCCACATCCCGATATAGAGCTGATGGAGACAGGCAGGAAAACCCCAGGCTCTGGGGTAAATGCTGCACTGAAGCATAAACTGTGTGAGACAGGTACCAGAGGGGATCTCTAGTGCCACCTCATCCCTCTCAGGAGCCCATCTGGTCACTG of the Melopsittacus undulatus isolate bMelUnd1 chromosome 1, bMelUnd1.mat.Z, whole genome shotgun sequence genome contains:
- the TMEM108 gene encoding LOW QUALITY PROTEIN: transmembrane protein 108 (The sequence of the model RefSeq protein was modified relative to this genomic sequence to represent the inferred CDS: inserted 1 base in 1 codon), producing the protein MIFPGVLLILALTEELVFSVQVLSPTVSSSQGFPMDTTTVTAMGTTPRHKDHHAAEPLPTSAHTVPHSINVVEKAPSMGQKQGSSSHLGDKETYHLHNQSALYSGQTRPKGKIFQVFKGNFTESSEPYLKTTLHSPFPTLRSPFTDHPFQSQTAASGDPNGMGLARTTHSEPSPHRSTSGSLREAEQGNGAELVLQEADFATTTAGPSTDPEAVSVPFKPTHYSVWDMLSKNSSWVTLNLSTNVPLFAGPGSATAASGHSVQTSFDVSVSSPAXGDPKGPSPTQHGMVTNVTLLSTALSTAPATRLSSSISTAGSTATGNFLNRLVPAGTWKPGVQGNISHVTEGDKPQHRATICLSKMDIAWIILAISVPISSCSVLLTVCCMRRKKKTSNPENNLSYWNNAITMDYFNRHAVELPREIQSLETSEDHLSEPRSPANGDYRDSGMVLVNPFCQETLFVGHEQVSEI